Proteins encoded within one genomic window of Glycine soja cultivar W05 chromosome 1, ASM419377v2, whole genome shotgun sequence:
- the LOC114374525 gene encoding long chain acyl-CoA synthetase 4-like, producing MAWCFNRFWRGDVKLLIDDVGELKPTIFCVVPRVLDRVYSGLTQKISSGGFLKKTLSNFAYSYKLNNMKKGIRHGEASPLLDKIVFDKVKQGLGGRVRLILSRVAPLSTHVEEDIVDIFMVLVLDYGLDVLSL from the exons ATGGCATGGTGCTTCAATAGGTTCTGGCGTGGG GATGTCAAATTGTTAATTGATGATGTTGGGGAACTAAAACCAACTATTTTCTGTGTTGTTCCCCGTGTGCTTGATAGAGTGTACTCAG GTTTGACACAGAAGATTTCTTCTGGGGGCTTCTTGAAGAAGACATTATCCAACTTTGCTTATTCATA TAAGCTTAATAACATGAAGAAAGGGATTAGACATGGAGAGGCATCTCCACTTCttgataaaattgtgtttgacaag GTAAAGCAAGGTTTAGGGGGTAGAGTACGTCTTATTTTATCTAGAGTCGCACCTTTATCTACACATGTGGAAG AAGATATTGTAGACATCTTTATGGTCCTTGTACTAGATTATGGCCTTGATGTCTTGTCACTCTAA